CGTCCATGTCCGCCGTGATGGGCGGCAACGTGCGCGTGGGTCTGGAGGACAGCCTCTGGATCGGCAAGGGCCAGCTCGCCAAGACCAATGCGGATCAGGTGTCGAAGATACGCCGGATCCTCGAGGAACTGGGGCTGGAGATCGCGACGCCGGACGATGCGCGTCAGATTCTGAAGTTGAAAGGCGGGAGTAACGTCAACTTCTGACAACCCGCTGCCCCCATCCCAACCTTCCCCCGGCAAAGCCGGGGGAAGGGGTGTACATCCCCTCCCCCAGCTTCGCTGGGGGAGGGTTAGGGTGGGGGCCAAATCGCGGACACGTCGAATGCCCTCATCATGAAGCACTACAAAATCGCAGCCATCCCCGGCGACGGCATCGGCAAGGAAGTCATCGCCGCCGGCATCGAAGTGCTCGACGCGCTTGCCCAGGCCGACGGCTCGTTCGCGCTCGACTTCGAGCACTTTCCCTGGGGCAGCGATTACTACCTGAAGCACGGCCGCATGATGGACGACGACGGCCTCGCACGGTTGAAGCCCTTCGACGCCATCTTCTTCGGCGCCGTGGGTTCGCTGCAGGTGCCCGATCACATTTCGCTGTGGGGCCTGCGCCTCGCCATCTGCCAGGGCTTCGACCAGTACGCCAACGTGCGGCCGACGCGCATCCTGCCGGGGATCGATCCGCCGCTCCGGCTGAAGTCGCCGGGCGACATCGACTGGATCATCGTGCGCGAGAACAGTGAAGGCGAGTATTCCGGACAGGGCGGCCGGTCGCACCGCGGCCACCCGGAAGAGGTCGCCACCGAAGTCTCGATCTTCACCCGCGCCGGGGTGGAACGCATCCACCGCTTCGCCTTCCAGCTGGCCCGGTCGCGCCCGCGCAAGCTGCTCACCCTGGTCACCAAGTCCAACGCCCAGCGCAACGGCCTGGTGATGTGGGACGAGATCTTCGCCGAAGTGGCACGCGACTTCCCGGACGTGAAGACCGACAAGGTCCTCGTGGACGCAGCCACCCAGCGGATGGTGCTGAAACCGGCTACCCTGGACGTCATGGTGGCAACCAACCTGCACGCGGACATCCTGTCGGACCTCGCGGCTGCACTGTCGGGCAGCCTCGGCATCGCGCCCACGGCGAACCTGAATCCGGAAGGCCGCTTCCCCAGCATGTTCGAGCCGATCCACGGATCGGCCTGGGACATCGAGGGCAAGGGCGTGGCCAACCCGGTCGCGACTTTCTGGACGGCGGTCATGATGCTGGAGCATCTGGGCGAGGCCCGGGCGGCCAGACGGCTCATGCGAGCCGTGGAGATCGCCACCGGCGCCCGCGTGTTCACGCCCGATCTGGGCGGTACGGCGCGCACGTCGGATGTCACCAAGGCGGTCGTCGACGCCGTCAGGGCGCCTTACCATCACTGACGCCCGCCCACTTGTCATACGCGGTCGCCCCGGATGGTTGGCGGCCATGCGGCATTGCGCCAAAATGGAGGCTGCTCCCCCGGGAGGAAGACCATGGACTACAAGGAAGGCCGCCTTCAGCTGGAACAGACGTCAGCCGCTGCTGCACGCAGTGGCGTAACGGCCGTGGAACGCCGCCTGCTGGAAAGCCTGCTCGAGACCGCCGGCAATCCGCCCATCCGCATCCGCCTCTGGGGCGGCGAGGAAATCGTGTGCGGCTCCGCCACGCCGGTCGCGACCATGGTCATCCGCGATCGCGGCGCCCTGATGCGCATGCTGGTGAACCCCGAGGTCTACCCGGCCGACGACTACAGCAACGGCCGCATCGAGATCGAAGGCGACCTCGTGGCATTCCTGGAGCATGTGTTCCTCGGCCTCGACAACCTGCCGGACAAGTCGCTCAAGGCCCGCTTCCTGCGCTGGATGAACAAGCCGCGCGCGAACACGCTGGCGGGCTCCAAGGAGAACATCCACCACCACTACGACCTCGGGAACGAGTTCTACAAGCTGTGGCTGGACACCGCGCGCATGCAGTACACCTGCGCGTACTACCCGCACCCGGGCATGTCGATCGAAGAGGCGCAGATTGCCAAGCTCGATCACGTCGCCCGCAAGCTGGAGCTGAAGCCGGGTCAGGTGGTTTTCGAGGCCGGTTGCGGCTGGGGTGGCCTCGCGCGCCATTTCGCGAAGCACTACGGCGTGACCGTGCGCGCTTTCAACATCTCCCAGGAGCAGGTGAAGTTCGCGCGGGCCAAGGCCAAGGAAGAAGGCCTCGACACCCGCGTCGAATACGTGCTCGACGACTACCGCACCATGCAGGGCGAATGCGACGTCTTCGTCTCGGTCGGAATGCTGGAGCACGTCGGCCTGGACAACTATCCGACCCTGGGCGACGTGATCCACCGCGTGCTGAAACCGCACGGCCGCGGACTGATCCACTCCATTGGCCGCAACAAGCCGGCACCGATGAACGCCTGGACCGAGAAGCGCATCTTTCCCGGCGCGTATCCCGCGACCCTGGCGGAGATGATGCAGATCCTCGAAGGCCACCAGTTCTCGGTGCTCGACGTCGAGAACCTCCGGCTGCATTACGCCCACACGCTGGAAGCCTGGCTCAACCGCTACGAAGCCCACGTGGACGAGGTGCGCAAGATGTACGACGAGCGCTTCGTGCGCATGTGGCGCATGTACCTGGCGGCCTCCCAGGCGTCGTTCCTGACCGGTGCGCTGCAACTGTTCCAGATCGTGTTTGCCCGGCCCCAGGACAACACGATTCCGATGAATCGCGAACACCTGTATCCCCGCTGACCCCTTCCTGCCCAGTCCCCTCCCCCAGCTTTGCTGGGGGAGGGCCAGGGTGGGGGCCAGCAGCATCTCACCTGGAGACTCCTTCGCCCGAATGGACACCTGCGAAATCCTGATCGTCGGTGGCGGCCCCGCCGGCTCCACCTGCGCGCGTTTGCTGAAGCGCGCCGGCATCGACGTGATGATCCTCGACAAGAAGGCGTTTCCGCGCGACAAGATCTGCGCGGGCTGGGTAACGCCGGCGGTGGTGCAGGAACTGGAAATGGACGTCGATGCCTATCGCGCCACCGGCCGCACGATTCAACCGATCACCGCCTTCCGCACCGGCATGATCGAAGGCCGCATCGTCAACACGAAGTACCCCGAAGTCGTGAGCTACGGCATTCGTCGCTTCGAGTTCGATGCCTTTCTGCTCGAACGGTGCGGCGCGCGCCTGGCTCCGCCCGCCCAACTGAAATCGCTCGAGCGCTCAGCCAACGGCTGGATCGCCAACGGCACCATCGAAGCGAAGTTCGTGGTGGGTGCCGGCGGGCACTTCTGCCCCGTCGCCCGCCACATCGGCGCGCAACTTGGCCAGAGCGAGAGCGTCGTGGCCGCCCAGGAAATCGAGTTCCCGATGACCGAGACGCAGAAGCAGGATTGCGCAGCGCTCGGCGAAGCGCCAGAACTGTACTTCTGTCCGGACTTGAAGGGCTACGGCTGGATCTTCCGCAAGGGTGATTTTCTCAACGTCGGCCTCGGCCGCGAGGACAATCACAAGCTGTCCGAGCACGTCGCGGAATTCGTGCGCTGGTTGAAGGCCGAACGCCGTGTACCGCAGGACACGCCCGAGAAGCTGGGCG
The window above is part of the Gemmatimonadaceae bacterium genome. Proteins encoded here:
- a CDS encoding NAD(P)/FAD-dependent oxidoreductase → MDTCEILIVGGGPAGSTCARLLKRAGIDVMILDKKAFPRDKICAGWVTPAVVQELEMDVDAYRATGRTIQPITAFRTGMIEGRIVNTKYPEVVSYGIRRFEFDAFLLERCGARLAPPAQLKSLERSANGWIANGTIEAKFVVGAGGHFCPVARHIGAQLGQSESVVAAQEIEFPMTETQKQDCAALGEAPELYFCPDLKGYGWIFRKGDFLNVGLGREDNHKLSEHVAEFVRWLKAERRVPQDTPEKLGGHAYLLYNHAPRPFLGDRAMLIGDAAGLAYPQSGEGIRPAVESAMFAAEILIAAKGDYSAAKLAPYEAKMLQRFGARQTKSMTERLPEGLKKLAAARLMGSEWFTRSFVLDEWFLHRKQEALQA
- a CDS encoding tartrate dehydrogenase, which translates into the protein MMKHYKIAAIPGDGIGKEVIAAGIEVLDALAQADGSFALDFEHFPWGSDYYLKHGRMMDDDGLARLKPFDAIFFGAVGSLQVPDHISLWGLRLAICQGFDQYANVRPTRILPGIDPPLRLKSPGDIDWIIVRENSEGEYSGQGGRSHRGHPEEVATEVSIFTRAGVERIHRFAFQLARSRPRKLLTLVTKSNAQRNGLVMWDEIFAEVARDFPDVKTDKVLVDAATQRMVLKPATLDVMVATNLHADILSDLAAALSGSLGIAPTANLNPEGRFPSMFEPIHGSAWDIEGKGVANPVATFWTAVMMLEHLGEARAARRLMRAVEIATGARVFTPDLGGTARTSDVTKAVVDAVRAPYHH
- a CDS encoding cyclopropane-fatty-acyl-phospholipid synthase family protein, producing MDYKEGRLQLEQTSAAAARSGVTAVERRLLESLLETAGNPPIRIRLWGGEEIVCGSATPVATMVIRDRGALMRMLVNPEVYPADDYSNGRIEIEGDLVAFLEHVFLGLDNLPDKSLKARFLRWMNKPRANTLAGSKENIHHHYDLGNEFYKLWLDTARMQYTCAYYPHPGMSIEEAQIAKLDHVARKLELKPGQVVFEAGCGWGGLARHFAKHYGVTVRAFNISQEQVKFARAKAKEEGLDTRVEYVLDDYRTMQGECDVFVSVGMLEHVGLDNYPTLGDVIHRVLKPHGRGLIHSIGRNKPAPMNAWTEKRIFPGAYPATLAEMMQILEGHQFSVLDVENLRLHYAHTLEAWLNRYEAHVDEVRKMYDERFVRMWRMYLAASQASFLTGALQLFQIVFARPQDNTIPMNREHLYPR